AACGATCCTAATCGTGCTCCTCCCTGCGATCCCGCTGTCTGTGTCCTGCCCGACTGCTTCTGCTCGGAGGACGGCACCTCGATCCCCGGCGATCTGCCCGCCAAGGATGTGCCCATGATGATCACCATCACCTTCGACGATGcgatcaacaacaacaacatcgaGCTGTACAAGGAGATGTTCAAGGGCCGCAAGAACCCCAACGGCTGCGACATCAAGGCCACCTACTTCGTCTCGCACAAGTACACCAACTACTCGGCCGTCCAGGAGACAGCCCGCAAGGGCCACGAGATCGCCGTCCACTCGATCACGCACAACGACGAGGAGCGCTTCTGGTCGAACGCCACCGTGGACGACTGGGCCAAGGAGATGGCCGGCATGAGGATCATCACCGAGAAGTACGCCAACATCACGGACAACTCGGTGGTGGGCGTGCGAGCTCCGTACCTGCGGGTGGGCGGCAACAACCAGTTCACGATGATGGAGGAGCAGGCCTTCCTCTACGACTCCACCATCACGGCGCCCCTGTCCAACCCCCCGCTGTGGCCGTACACCATGTACTTCCGCATGCCCCACCGCTGTCACGGCAACCTGCAGAGCTGCCCCACCAGGTCGCACGCCGTCTGGGAGATGGTCATGAACGAGCTGGACCGTCGCGAGGATCCTGCCAACGACGAGTACCTGCCCGGCTGTGCCATGGTCGACTCCTGCTCGAACATCCTGACCGGCGATCAGTTCTACAACTTCCTGAACCACAACTTTGATCGCCACTACGACCAGAACCGCGCTCCTCTCGGTCTGTACTTCCATGCCGCCTGGCTGAAGAACAATCCCGAGTTCCTCGACGCCTTCCTCTACTGGATCGACGAGATCCTGGCCAACCACAACGATGTGTACTTCGTGACGATGACCCAGGTGATCCAGTGGATGCAGAACCCACGCACCATCAGCGAGGTCAAGAACTTCGAGCCCTGGAGGGAGAAGTGCGTGGTCGAGGGCAAGCCCGCCTGCTGGGTGCCCAACACCTGCAAGCTCACCTCCAAGGAGGTTCCCGGGGAGACCATCAACCTGCAGACCTGTGTGCGGTGCCCCAACAACTACCCATGGGTCAACGATCCCACTGGCGATGGTTTCTTCTAAGTCAGCGAGCGAGATGATCtttctgcccccccccccccccccctccccccccgtCCCAGTTCTTGTCCCTCTGGCGAGGCTCCTTTCTCTGAGCTctaccagccaccagccacagccactcgaTCAATCGACAATTTTTGAATTTCCTGCAagactttttttttatttttttattgactGACTTTCCGAGCGCCTCCCCGGGGCAAGTCCTTGCTGTGTTACGGTTACGTTGAGACAAGATGGAGACGAAAAGACGGAAAGAAAAACTCTACAAcagaaaagcgaaaaagcGAACAACACCAACCACAAGGGAGAATCaacagcatccacatccacacttGTGTCtaaattctttttttgtagttttacgttaatttgtatgtgtatatttaaatgataaaaaataaaaacgaaaaaaccacaaaaaattatataaaaaaaaaaaacatcaagaaaacaaattATGGATTTCTCAATCATATTTCTCTCGTTTGCTCATCAAACAGCcgaaaaatgcataaatgcAGATGGGCTTAGCCatggggggtgtggggggttATGGCATGGAGACCCAGGCGATCCCCAGCAACAGAAATCGAAACCACAATAATTCAACCCAATTTGTATGCTACCTACTCTACCCACTGACTTACTAACCAGTTTCTCGGAATTATCCGACAGGAAAAAATAAGCCGCAAATTTGAATAACAATAACGCGTTTTGTGTTCAGTTTCGATTTCAGTTGCGAGTCCCgtcccccagccccccccccccccagccccccccaGGCACCTCCTTCATATGGTAATTTTCAGGTTTTTCATTTCGGGCACCCAACACCGAACGCTCCAAAGTGTCGATCCGGTCTAGAATTAGATATATTAGTCTAtaatatacacacataaagTATAAAATGCCTCTCGAGATTTGCTAATTTGTATGCGCACAAATCAATGCAAAAGccaaaacccaaaccaaagccaaagcaaaggcagaaggagatggcgatggcgatggctatAGCGATGGCTGTGGAGATGGAGATTTGGCTCTGCTGTGAagctgtggagctgtggagaTGGCCAAAACTGGTTCTTGGGCCTGGCTCGGTTTGGGGTGTGACATGGGTCTGGGCTTGGGGGCTCTTTGCGCAATCCCCAAACAAATCGAAAAAGCTGCTAATTAATTTTAAGCATTGCAAATTTTTGCTGGAAATACCACAGAGATATGTATATTCACAGACACATATGAAATTCATACGATATTTATATGctttacacatttatttagCTGCACAAATGAATATTATTTAGCTTTTTTTTGGTACGAATTCGACGCATAAATAAGTTTTATCACCAATCAAGGTAAGCGGCTCTCTGAGGCTTCAAAAAGTGGCCCAAAAAACGAGTTCCCTACGATCGCCACACCGTGCCGTGTGTGTGCCGCAGTGTGAGTGCATCTGTGTGAGTGTAACTTGAGCAAACTTTTACTTTTGCCAAGCCGAGGTAAGTGAACTAGTTGCAAAGTGGgcgatttgcataaattgcaCACGGGACGacgacaaacgacaaacgCAGGCAGGCAGGTAGGACAGCCCCTGTCCTCGGCTGCACAGTGGATCCCAGTCGATGTGGTCGGGTTAGGGATATAAGTAGTACAGCCCAACTAATGCAAAGTTTAAATGAAAATCCATGCCCGAAATCTGCGAAAAATGGCAGAGTCTCCACACACCCTTCCTTCTGCTTTTAAGCAGCTTCCCCTTCCCATCTTTCCCTCTAGAGCTTCACAGCTGTtctattaattaatttcatttgcttCTGCTTTCTCCGCTGCTCTCCTACCAGTGTGTCCGACAAGTGGCAACGGCTAACCAGCCACACAATTCTCGAATATGCTTCCTGGTTCTGAGAGTCTTGCTCCATTGGATGTGAATATGCCAGTTACTGGCTATTCGGGTGACGTCAATGCGACAAGGTGATCAGACATGGGACCCAGCCAGGTGCTGGGGCTGTGACGTCGCCCTGGGGGCAGCGCAGGAGAGAGGCCAGGCCATTTACAGATGAGGCTCCCCGCAAATGAAATAATTGCATAATCACCAAGTCGGCAAACTgttgaaaatgtttaaaaaagaaaagaaacagaTCGCAGTTGATTGCCGATGATGAGTTtttcaaatggaaatgaaaattgaaagtcaaaggcaaaggcaaacaaacactcttccacacgcacacacacacagcaatgGAGGCACAGAGACACGCACATTGTCTTAAATACTGAAGATATACTAAAAAGAAAGTCCGTTATTTGCTACAGGCCTTCGGATGCTCTTGGCTTGCCATAAATTAAacgccccacagccccacagcccctaGCCGTCCCCCGGTGCGGATCGAAgccgatgatgacgatgatgacgatgatagggagagccagaaggagaaggcaatggcgaaggagaaggagaagataCAACAAAGCGGACGAAGGGTGGTGAGGGGCCCGTTATGCAACTCTCCAGCTCgcgtttttttgatttttttctgtttttatggTTATGCATTTCTTTTACAGTTTACAGGCTCATCTTCAACTTCGACTTGGCTCGGTTTATTGTCTTGGCCATCACACCACACTCCATACTCCACACCATTTCCTTCATTAACAATTCCGTTTTTGTACGAAGAAATTTCTCTTTTCTCAGCCAAgaccgagcccgagcccgagacTGAGGCTGAGACGACCCAAGCTTGAGCGCTCTGCTGATCAAGGACagctttggctgctgctggaaaaaGGTCTAATCCAAGCGTCCAAGCGTTTTGCTTCTCCAATTAGTATGCAAAATAGTTATGCGTTAATTGATCGAAGGACCATGGAAAAGCCCACTGGCTGGGCGttgttttttgattgtttttgtaCGGATCAAAAGTGTGTCACTCACTCTGTAAACTCGTATGGACGACCTTTCAAAGCAGAGCCCACAGCAGCTGCCAAAAAAAGGTTAAAACGCttacaaatttaaatcaaatcggaaacaataacagcaacaacaacagccacaaaatCGAGGGCAACTAAATTATGTAAATCCGTAAAACCCatcgacaaaaaaaacaaaatccaacGATGATAAAATAAAACGATTTTCACTCTTCATCTGGTCATCGCTTTGGGGcgcccagtgcccagtgcccatCATCAACATTTTCACTCTAATTGAAAAACCAGTTTTAACAGTTGATTAAACAGCGGAAAGATGCAGCacagtaataataataatcagcTTTTTTTGGGTCTTTTTTCGTTGGCTGGCTTTCCGatgagattgagattgagggATTATATCACACCAGAGCGCAGAAATTAATTGTAACTaagaaactaaaaaaaaaaaaaacaaaaacctgcAATCGGCAACCAATTTtgcaagcagcagccgcaagaAGGTGAACCGCTTTTTGCAGCATCTTCGTGCCAAGTGGCACGACGGCAACCTTCACCCGCGTGgctgccactccactccactccactccagttGTGGACTCCATCCAATTGGTAATTGGCAATTGGTAaatcgtacgagtacgagtacgagtatatcgcaattaaaatgtaattgtCATCTGTGGCAATTCCAAGAATTTTCCAGCACACCCGCCGCACAatgcgcatacgccacgttgccACGTTGGCACGGCCTTTCTGTCCGCCTGTGCATGTTCTCATTTGCCTGAGGCTCTCTGCGCGACACCACAACAGAACTCGTTTTCAAGTTCAGGAAATGGCTATGCAATGTGTACATATACTCGAAATACTCGAATAAATTGCATTAACACGCCACCAGCCATCGATTCCTTCTAGATCGGACACGAATAAAACTTAATTGacatggctctggctctggctctggctctggctctggctctggctttggctctggcatCGGGCTGTCTATTGGTCCATTGATCAGCGGCTAAGTGATGCAgtcaacaaataaaaaagcaaaagggGGAAACCATTGGAGAAACACTTGACAGATTCGTGCTGATGATCAATTGCCCTATCGATCGCTACAATGGGAGAATAAATCAagtgtgtttgagtgtttCTGGTAGGATCAGCTTATCAGTTCTGTTCCTTCTCTCTGAAGACACACCTCTGATGGTCTTATGGTTCAACATCTCCAAGGAACTCTCATTTCTCAAACCCTTGAGACGTGTACCGCTATGCTTATCTCCGAATCTTCTGATTCTCCATTCCCTGCGCAAATGTTGACCATTTCCTGTTGATTCTCTCGATTCCCGTTACAAACTGGATGGGGATCGGTGTATGCCCGGAGCACACAAGGTTTCTGCGGGCTGTCCCCAACAATTTCATATCCGCAAACATGCTccgttttgttgctgttgtttcttctTGTGTACACACACTCGGGGATCGCTTAttgaataacagggcctggcctggtctggccaGGCCTGGCCTGGACCGATCGCTTGGTATGTGGTGGCCCTTAAATCGTGTGCTGCTGTGCCCCTGCACCTCTTTCATCTGCTTTACATAACAGCAAACGGAGAGTGCAAAAAGAGGGTAAACAAGGCAAAAACAGTTAACAACGGCATCATTAATTTgacattaattaaaaaaacctCATGATCTTCAGaggcagggacagagacagggccGGAGTCcgagcgagagccagagccagagatggAGTTAAATTTAACAACTGGTGACTCAGCGGCAATCGAAAACAAGACTCTCTTTTGCTGGAATACCTGCGGCAGGAGAGGTTTAATAACCTTTTAGTGTCTTAGCCACGTTAACAAGAATTTTATGCGACCGATGTGCTTGGCATAACCGATCCCCGGACAGACACCGGGAGGCTCATCGTAAGTTCCAGACCCGGCCAGGCCGGGCTTCTTTAATATGCAGCGAGTGTCCGCAATTGGGATTCTCGGATCGTTCGGgtgaaaataaaaagtaatcGTAACTAGACAAGAAACGTGTGCAAGAAACCCGGAGAGAAGTGTCACAAAAAGGAGTAAAAGAAACAGTTACGAAATCGAGATTTTGTATATTAATAGTCGGTGGTGGGTTGGGGCTAGAATCGAGTGGTAGAATCGAGAGATAAtgaagccaagccaagccaagccgaTCCGATGTCGCAGATGttcaaacaaaagacttggcAATTCATGGTCAGTGGCAGAAAGAGATTGATGGGCATTTGGATTTGATTTATGTCTAAGATGACAGACGATCAGACGATCAGACGATGACTAACTAATAGTagagcccagcccagccctaATCCGTACCCGAATCCGAACGCCCAAAAGCAGCAGGCCCCAGAGGTGCAGTCGGAGAAGTCACCCACACAATCGAGCACAcaaatacatgcatatactATGTGTGCATTCCCATATCGGTACGATCCCGCGCTCCCACCTGCGCCTATAAATGCTAATTAACCTTTCttcacactcgcacacacacagacacacagaggcagagacagagacaggagAGCCGCTCGGCCTCGGCTCGCCCTCGTGTCACCCTCGGCTCGCCCTCATGCCTTGGCATTTTAAAATACGATCCACAAGAGCCGCCCCAGCGCTACCCCGTCGAAAGCTCTGCGCCGGCGCGACTGCCGCTGCCCGTGCTGCCCGGGCTGCAGTGTTGAGCTTCCGAGCCCCGAAACCCACCACACGGCCGCGGCCAAGACACACCACGGCTTAATAAATAGAACTCGTTGGCCCCGGCCAACACCTAGTGTAAGCGTGGCTGTGTATTGGAAGAGTGCTCCGTTCACTCCACTTCCATTCCGATCATCATCCCCCACGCAGAGTCCGCAGACAGGGTCTTGTTCATTCCGTTCAGTTGCTCAGTGCGCAAATGTTAGTCTTCAACAAAGTTTCAACAAAGTTTCTCTTGCCTCTGTACTGCCTAAATGTATAACCTTTCGATTTAAgagttgattttttttttacgtgCTGGCTaacctctttttttttgctgtttcttgtttttattcGATGGTCTAGAAGGCGCTGGAAATAAATCATGGCGCGTATCCACTGGGCATTCTTTGTGTCCATCATGTGCCTGTGCATGGCAGCTGGTGAGTACTCGAAATTAGTAGCTTTAGTAGCACTTAGAGCTTAAGCAGCCGCCACGTCGGCTTCGCCCAATTGACCTTTATCGGTGGAAACTCCACGGCGAATTTTCGCAAGGTTgcaaaaaaacaatgaaataaACGCAAAAACAAACCACTCGGCACTCGGCGGTCGGCAGTCGGCACTCGGCGGCTTCGGTCGTTGGCCAAGGCAAATAAACTTGAAAAAATGATGATCGAAAATATCGGAGTTGTTGCAAGTCATTAGCGGCATGCGATCGATCAAATTTATCCTTCGATCGGTGATGCAATACCCCCAGAAAACCAGAAACCTCAAACCAGAAATAGCTGAGCGAACATCAGATTGTGAtcgagatggagatggagatggaaagaCAATCGAAAAGGAAACCGAGAAAACTGTGGCATGAGGACGAAACCGGAGTTGGCCataagccaaaaaaaaaaaaacatcaaaattaGCATAGGCAAAACGAGCAAAACCTgcgactggctggctggctggcaatcGGTTCcgttttaatatatttttggacTCGGCAACGTTGTTTATGCAATAATCATTTTAATGTTGAACCGAAAACGGGTTCCCAATACACCAACAACAGTTAGGTTAGCCAATCCCCGTACCGAACCGTACCGAACCGAACCCGTTTGAGCAGACACCTTACGTGAGAAACTGCCAGTCAACCAGGCAGGCACATTCCCcagttccatttccatttccatatccATCTGGAGATATGGCCATGTCTGCGCCTATAAATGGCAGGTGAGCCCCGAGGCTTTCGTTGCcctttcgttttcatttgaACGCCGCGTCGTGCCGCGAGATGAAGATAAAGACGGTGGCTATGAACAAAAATGAGAGTTGTTTTGGGTCGGTCGGCTAGAAGTGGTACTCGGTACtcggtactggtactggtactgccACTCGTATTTCCCCACCAGCGCAGACCAAACCGGTTGTTCGCTTTGGAGTACGAAAACAGTTCGAGCCactattatattataatatattattatgaGGTATTATAGAACAGGCTTAGGCTTATCACACAACAAGATAAAATCCACAGGAATGCGAATTCCAGATCAAatccataaatatatactGCCCGAATTCGAATTCGATTTCGAAATCGAATGATGATTATTCCAACCATGATTTACACACTTTCTTATAAGCAACCAGACTCATTTACTCCATTTCAAACAGGAAAATCCCAGCAGGAGAAGCTGGAGGGCGTTGACGTCGAGGAGGTCTGTGCGGATCGTCCCGCCGACGAGTACTTCCGCCTGGAGGCCGATGGCGACTGCCGCGAGGTGTACAGGTAAGGGAGCACACTCCAAGCAACTTCCAGAGATTGTCCGATTTCCTGCAGTCTATATGGCTATGCTATTGTTCTTTAAAACCAACcaaacaaccaaccaaccaaccaaccaactcTTTGTATCGGTATCGAAAGGTGCGACAGCGCCGGTGAAGATGGCAGCAATCGCCTGGCACCGATTAAATGTGCCGGCGGCTTGGCGTTCGATGTTTTGCGACAGCTTTGCGATTGGAAATCGAACGTGAAGAATTGCGATGTCCAAGAAAGTAAGTGGGGCCCACAAGAGGCCACAACCCACCGTTCCGAGTGCCGATAgcctccggctccggctccggatAGTACTTCCAAAGGCTTTCAGCCCAAATGCCCAATCTTCCACCCTCCTaactctgtctctgtctttgtctatctgtctctcaCTATGTCTATTCGTATGTGTGTGCGCCTCGTAGCTCATTGTgcgtttgtgtctgtgtcactaaaccaaaccaaaaccaaaccaaaccaaaccaaaaccaaaaccaaaactccCCCTGAAATATCGTTCGTGTCATTGCATAATTACCACCCAGACTCCCCCCTAAATTGAAGACTCCCCACTTAGTGCCAAAGTTCTTTTAGCTAGCCAAAGAATGTAGAGATCCACAGcaaacagccacagccaaagcaaacagctacagcaaaagcaacatgaacatcaaacaacaacaaaatgaactTTATTTTTTAGATGTACTAAATCGGGTTTGAAAGAAATTCAGTGTCCCTCCGGTTTGGCCTTTGATGTGATCAAACAGACCTGCGACTGGAAGGCCAAGGTGACCAATTGCGATGAGAAAGAGAGTAAGTGTGccgtaacaacaacaacaacaacaaccaagctagaaaaccaacaacaacaaaaaccaaaacaaaacaaaacaaatcaattccTGGAACCACACTTGTACATACAGTAGTCAGCAATGTTAGATTCGGAACTTTGGTAGAATCAAATCCGTTAACCCACTCCAAAatccaaaatccaaaaacaCAAACCTAACCCGCACCAAATGGTAGACACCACCACACAATGGTGTGATCGTTGCGAAACCCACCACCCAACACCCACTACCCACCACCCACTACCCGCTAACCCACCTACCAAACTCACCAAATCAGCCGCACTAACCGCACTCATGcattcatatgtatatttctcaTTTCAAAATTTAGACATGTGTTGTCACTAACCAAACTTTAGGCACAAGACCCTCAAGATGATCCTTGATCTAACCCCCATCCACCATCTCTCATTCGCACGTTTCTACAGAGCCCCGCAAGGCCAAGCCCATCCTGAAGACGGATGAGCCCATCTGTCCAGAGGGTAAGCTGTCCTGCGGCGATGGCGAGTGCCTCGACAAGGAGCTCTTCTGCAACGGCAAGCCCGATTGCAAGGACGAGTCCGATGAGAACGCCTGCTGTGAGTGTCACCTGTCCCTTGACAATCCCTGATCCCCAGCACACAGACTAATCTCCCAACTTAACAGCTGTCGATGAGGATCCCAACCGTGCCCCCGAGTGCGATCCCACCCAGTGCGCCCTGCCCGATTGCTTCTGCTCGGCGGACGGAACCCGCATTCCCGGCGGAATCGAGCCCCAGCAGGTGCCCCAGATGATCACGATCACCTTCAACGGTGCCGTGAACGTGGACAACATCGATCTGTACGATGATCTCTTCAATGGCCAGCGCCAGAACCCCAACGGCTGCTCCATCAAGGGCACCTTCTTCGTCTCGCACAAGTACACCAACTACTCGGCCGTGCAGGATCTGCACCGTCGTGGCCACGAGATCTCCGTGTTCTCGCTGACGCACAAGGACGACCCCAACTACTGGTCCGGCGGTAGCTACGACGATTGGCTGGCCGAGATGGCCGGATCCCGATTGATTGTCGAGCGTTTTGCCAACATCACCGACGGCTCGATCATCGGCATGCGTGCCCCCTACCTCCGTGTGGGCGGCAACAAGCAGTTCGAGATGATGGCGGATCAGTTCTTCGTGTACGACGCCTCGATCACCGCCTCCCTGGGCCGCGTGCCCATCTGGCCCTACACCCTGTACTTCCGCATGCCCCACAAGTGCAACGGCAACGCCCACAACTGCCCCTCCCGTAGCCATCCCGTGTGGGAGATGGTGATGAACGAGCTGGATCGTCGCGACGACCCCACCTTCGATGAGTCCCTGCCCGGTTGCCACATGGTCGACTCCTGCTCGAACGTCGCCTCTGGCGAGCAGTTTGCGCGCCTCCTGCGCCACAACTTCAACCGCCACTACAACAGCAACCGTGCCCCTCTGGGTCTGCACTTCCACGCCTCGTGGCTGAAGTCCAAGAAGGAGTACCGCGACGAGCTGGTCAAGTTCATCGAGGAGATGCTGGGCCGCAACGATGTGTTCTTCGTGACCAACCTGCAGGTGATCCAGTGGATGCAGAACCCCACCGAGCTGAACTCGCTGCGCGACTTCCAGGAGTGGAAGGAGAAGTGCGATGTCAAGGGCCAGCCCTACTGCTCGCTGCCCAACGCCTGCCCCCTGACCACTCGGGAGCTGCCCGGCGAGACCCTGCGCCTGTTCACGTGCATGGAGTGCCCCAACAACTATCCCTGGATCCTCGATCCCACTGGCGACGGCTTCTCCGTCTAAGGCAGAACACTCTCCTGCTCTTTTACTTTTCCAAAACCAACAAGAGAACAACTCATAGTAGTTCCACCGAGAGTCTGATAAACTAAAacacccacaaaaacaaaaacccttcaagcaagcaaacaaacaatatGTTGAACCATCTACACAAAAATACTCAATTAGTTGCATCTTGTGTGATCCTAAAAAGaagtttcgtttcttttcccTCTCtattatttatgcaaatcttatcgtttccgtttcgtttcgtctcTCACTCTCCACTTTCTATACCCCCTATAGTCCGCTGTTTGTCTCTCaactctttctctttcccttCCTAATGCCTATATCTTTTCCTTGATCTGCTCGTACtatttctgtttcgtttctcATTTATGTTGATGATaaagtgattttttttttaatt
The sequence above is a segment of the Drosophila pseudoobscura strain MV-25-SWS-2005 chromosome X, UCI_Dpse_MV25, whole genome shotgun sequence genome. Coding sequences within it:
- the serp gene encoding uncharacterized protein serp; translation: MAKLFVVFAVLALAAFNEANASDPLLRFKRQATTEETKKEESFEKELCKDKDAGEWFRLVAGEGDNCRDVIQCTSSGLQAIRCPAGLYFDIEKQTCDWKESVKNCKSKNKERRVKPLLHTDEPLCQDGFLACGDGNCIERGLFCNGEKDCSDGSDENTCDIDNDPNRAPPCDPAVCVLPDCFCSEDGTSIPGDLPAKDVPMMITITFDDAINNNNIELYKEMFKGRKNPNGCDIKATYFVSHKYTNYSAVQETARKGHEIAVHSITHNDEERFWSNATVDDWAKEMAGMRIITEKYANITDNSVVGVRAPYLRVGGNNQFTMMEEQAFLYDSTITAPLSNPPLWPYTMYFRMPHRCHGNLQSCPTRSHAVWEMVMNELDRREDPANDEYLPGCAMVDSCSNILTGDQFYNFLNHNFDRHYDQNRAPLGLYFHAAWLKNNPEFLDAFLYWIDEILANHNDVYFVTMTQVIQWMQNPRTISEVKNFEPWREKCVVEGKPACWVPNTCKLTSKEVPGETINLQTCVRCPNNYPWVNDPTGDGFF
- the verm gene encoding uncharacterized protein verm isoform X1; the protein is MARIHWAFFVSIMCLCMAADSFTPFQTGKSQQEKLEGVDVEEVCADRPADEYFRLEADGDCREVYRCDSAGEDGSNRLAPIKCAGGLAFDVLRQLCDWKSNVKNCDVQEKPRKAKPILKTDEPICPEGKLSCGDGECLDKELFCNGKPDCKDESDENACSVDEDPNRAPECDPTQCALPDCFCSADGTRIPGGIEPQQVPQMITITFNGAVNVDNIDLYDDLFNGQRQNPNGCSIKGTFFVSHKYTNYSAVQDLHRRGHEISVFSLTHKDDPNYWSGGSYDDWLAEMAGSRLIVERFANITDGSIIGMRAPYLRVGGNKQFEMMADQFFVYDASITASLGRVPIWPYTLYFRMPHKCNGNAHNCPSRSHPVWEMVMNELDRRDDPTFDESLPGCHMVDSCSNVASGEQFARLLRHNFNRHYNSNRAPLGLHFHASWLKSKKEYRDELVKFIEEMLGRNDVFFVTNLQVIQWMQNPTELNSLRDFQEWKEKCDVKGQPYCSLPNACPLTTRELPGETLRLFTCMECPNNYPWILDPTGDGFSV
- the verm gene encoding uncharacterized protein verm isoform X2; the encoded protein is MARIHWAFFVSIMCLCMAADSFTPFQTGKSQQEKLEGVDVEEVCADRPADEYFRLEADGDCREVYRCTKSGLKEIQCPSGLAFDVIKQTCDWKAKVTNCDEKEKPRKAKPILKTDEPICPEGKLSCGDGECLDKELFCNGKPDCKDESDENACSVDEDPNRAPECDPTQCALPDCFCSADGTRIPGGIEPQQVPQMITITFNGAVNVDNIDLYDDLFNGQRQNPNGCSIKGTFFVSHKYTNYSAVQDLHRRGHEISVFSLTHKDDPNYWSGGSYDDWLAEMAGSRLIVERFANITDGSIIGMRAPYLRVGGNKQFEMMADQFFVYDASITASLGRVPIWPYTLYFRMPHKCNGNAHNCPSRSHPVWEMVMNELDRRDDPTFDESLPGCHMVDSCSNVASGEQFARLLRHNFNRHYNSNRAPLGLHFHASWLKSKKEYRDELVKFIEEMLGRNDVFFVTNLQVIQWMQNPTELNSLRDFQEWKEKCDVKGQPYCSLPNACPLTTRELPGETLRLFTCMECPNNYPWILDPTGDGFSV
- the verm gene encoding uncharacterized protein verm isoform X4, with the translated sequence MARIHWAFFVSIMCLCMAAGKSQQEKLEGVDVEEVCADRPADEYFRLEADGDCREVYRCTKSGLKEIQCPSGLAFDVIKQTCDWKAKVTNCDEKEKPRKAKPILKTDEPICPEGKLSCGDGECLDKELFCNGKPDCKDESDENACSVDEDPNRAPECDPTQCALPDCFCSADGTRIPGGIEPQQVPQMITITFNGAVNVDNIDLYDDLFNGQRQNPNGCSIKGTFFVSHKYTNYSAVQDLHRRGHEISVFSLTHKDDPNYWSGGSYDDWLAEMAGSRLIVERFANITDGSIIGMRAPYLRVGGNKQFEMMADQFFVYDASITASLGRVPIWPYTLYFRMPHKCNGNAHNCPSRSHPVWEMVMNELDRRDDPTFDESLPGCHMVDSCSNVASGEQFARLLRHNFNRHYNSNRAPLGLHFHASWLKSKKEYRDELVKFIEEMLGRNDVFFVTNLQVIQWMQNPTELNSLRDFQEWKEKCDVKGQPYCSLPNACPLTTRELPGETLRLFTCMECPNNYPWILDPTGDGFSV
- the verm gene encoding uncharacterized protein verm isoform X3, translated to MARIHWAFFVSIMCLCMAAGKSQQEKLEGVDVEEVCADRPADEYFRLEADGDCREVYRCDSAGEDGSNRLAPIKCAGGLAFDVLRQLCDWKSNVKNCDVQEKPRKAKPILKTDEPICPEGKLSCGDGECLDKELFCNGKPDCKDESDENACSVDEDPNRAPECDPTQCALPDCFCSADGTRIPGGIEPQQVPQMITITFNGAVNVDNIDLYDDLFNGQRQNPNGCSIKGTFFVSHKYTNYSAVQDLHRRGHEISVFSLTHKDDPNYWSGGSYDDWLAEMAGSRLIVERFANITDGSIIGMRAPYLRVGGNKQFEMMADQFFVYDASITASLGRVPIWPYTLYFRMPHKCNGNAHNCPSRSHPVWEMVMNELDRRDDPTFDESLPGCHMVDSCSNVASGEQFARLLRHNFNRHYNSNRAPLGLHFHASWLKSKKEYRDELVKFIEEMLGRNDVFFVTNLQVIQWMQNPTELNSLRDFQEWKEKCDVKGQPYCSLPNACPLTTRELPGETLRLFTCMECPNNYPWILDPTGDGFSV